AGTGGTGTCAATCGGTCCATCCGTCGTCTCAACAACTACGGTAGGTTGCGGTACACCCTTTGTCGATTCAACAATCGCCACATGCACAGAAGTGTTGTCAACAACAAGCTGCGGTTGATCTGTCTGCCCTAAGTCGCCGATGAATTCGACTGTCAAAGGTGTCCCAGGCCAATCCCCCCCAGTGACATCTACATTACCGGAACCAATCGTGCTTAATGCTTCGAGCAGTGTTTCCGCTTCGGCGGCTGTTGCATCGTATGGAATCAGGGCTTCCTCTCCGGCAAATGATACCCCAACACTTCCAGAGGTTGGTGTGCCTGTGAAGGTGAGGGTTTGCACCTCGTTTGTTCCCGTGAATGGCGGCTGGAGACCAGCCCCACTATTGTAAAGTGTCGTGACTTCAGACTGAGACAATGCTTCCGGCCAGAGTCCGATTTCATCTATTGTCCCAAGGTAATTAAACACGTAGTTGGCTGTTGTGTTTTCTGATACTCCAACAGTTAAGTGCGTTCCATCGTCACCGATGCTTGTTCCGGCAAGGGCTCCTGTTTGAAATGTTTCTCCATTGATGCTGATTTTAATTAACGAATTGTCAAAGTCAGCAACGCCTACGACGAAGTACCAGCCGTCATTTGATACCGTCGTGTCGGCTGTGATCTGTTGCGTTCCAGATCCAGTTCTGAACTGCCAGACTATGCTGCTTCCACTCTGGTATATTGAATAATTGTTTGCCGATCCTGATATCAGACCTTTACTAATGAGGTAGCCGATATTTGACAAAGAGCTACCTGTTGGGCGTATCCAAAGTGAGATACTGAAGTTGCCAGTGGGGGCAAGCAATGCATTGTGCGGGGTTTCTAAATAATCGGTAGAAGTGAACCCTGAAACCCCATTGCCAATAAGACCAGAGGAGGCTGTCACAGTCCCGGTTTCAGTCAGATCGAGAGACCCGATTGCATCGGCGCGTGTTCCGCTCGCTTCGTCAGTCTTCCAATAGGCAGTTACGTTCCCTACGTTTAGTCCTGAACCGGCCTGACTCGTTGCGGCGGCGGCGGTAGGTGCACCTGTCAAACTGCTGTTTGCAGCAAGTAGGTTAACATCTGTCTTCGCAAGGTCTCCCGTGAATTCCACGGTCCAAGGACCACCTGCCGGGCCGGTCACACTCACGTCACCTACCTTAATATTTGCCAGGCCTTCAAGAGCTGATTGCACAGTCGCTGCTGCGGCATTGTGGGCAATCGCCACTGTGGTCTGGCCGTTATAAATCAAGGTAAAGTCACCCCCGGAAGGTGAGTTGATAATCGTCACCGTCTGTTCTTCGTTCGCAAATCCGGTAAGACTTGTTGCGTTTGCAGTAATCAACGCAACATTTGTGGCAGCGAGTGCCCCGGTAAACTCGATGGTATAAGGGCCTCCTGCATCACCTGATACGCTCACATCATCCGAACCAATATTGCTAAGAGACTCTAACTCTGTCTCTA
This genomic interval from Gimesia alba contains the following:
- a CDS encoding LamG domain-containing protein, translated to MTSHIWIGGAPAVAQVNTITFPSDVAAGQVINFTIGLKTLSVTATGSTRAEIITEVVTAWNASTIPEFAEITASVGVDSEGDADGSVVLTADTAGKPFVVAVVIGTGTNEKQVVTVTGATGGTFTLTYAGQTTSTIAYNDAASTVETELESLSNIGSDDVSVSGDAGGPYTIEFTGALAATNVALITANATSLTGFANEEQTVTIINSPSGGDFTLIYNGQTTVAIAHNAAAATVQSALEGLANIKVGDVSVTGPAGGPWTVEFTGDLAKTDVNLLAANSSLTGAPTAAAATSQAGSGLNVGNVTAYWKTDEASGTRADAIGSLDLTETGTVTASSGLIGNGVSGFTSTDYLETPHNALLAPTGNFSISLWIRPTGSSLSNIGYLISKGLISGSANNYSIYQSGSSIVWQFRTGSGTQQITADTTVSNDGWYFVVGVADFDNSLIKISINGETFQTGALAGTSIGDDGTHLTVGVSENTTANYVFNYLGTIDEIGLWPEALSQSEVTTLYNSGAGLQPPFTGTNEVQTLTFTGTPTSGSVGVSFAGEEALIPYDATAAEAETLLEALSTIGSGNVDVTGGDWPGTPLTVEFIGDLGQTDQPQLVVDNTSVHVAIVESTKGVPQPTVVVETTDGPIDTTETTANSGPNNWDVAANWSTNTVPVTSDTVHISHTDISILYGLDQSAITLAALHIEQTFTGEIGLPRFNADGTTSYSEYRDQYLKIGATLLNIGDKEGDGSERIKINLGSVQTTALITDSGDSPDGNTPAILLLGTHASNVININRGSLGVAYYPTEVSTIATLRQAFFDDAVDDTNVFLGSGVTVTDINKTGGVLDINSATTTFKQTAGTTTVHAGAHAALTILAGLLNYNSTGTLTLANLSGDAVLVFDQDARPKTVTKINKYTDDSEIYDESGSIATPVIDLHNCGDLSTLHMGQDFKVTIGATT